A segment of the Zalophus californianus isolate mZalCal1 chromosome 3, mZalCal1.pri.v2, whole genome shotgun sequence genome:
caatagacacatgaaaagatgcttaacatcactaattacTAGAGAAATGAatatcaaaccacaatgagatactacagATCCAATGAacataaaaagataatgaaaaatactatgaacaattctaTATTCTCAAATTTGataacttaaatgaaatggaccaattctttgaaagacacaatctgccaaaactcacacaagaagaaataaacaatctgaaTAGGCATGTCTTTATTAAAGAAATCGAATCAATAATTGACAGCCTTCTAACAGAAATCCTCAAGCACAGATGGGTTCATTGGTGAATActatcaaacatttaatgaataaattataccAGTTCTatacaatctctttcagaggatAAAAGCAGAAGAAACACTTCCTAAATCATTCTATAAGGCTGGAATTaccttaataccaaaaccagacaaagccattacaagaaaactacaaacctACATCTCTCAcgaacatacatgcaaaaatcctcaaaaatgttagcaaaccaaatccagaaTCTTATaccacaaccaggtgggatttattctaggtatGCAAGGCTAATTAAACATTCAAAAAGCAGCTAACAATCAATCCATCATaccaacaggctaaagaagaaaaatcttatgatcatctcaataggtgcagaaaaacatttgacaaaatccaacacccattcattttaaaaagtctcagtAAACTATATAAAATGGAACTTcatcaacttgataaagaatatctatgaaaaacctacagttaacATAATTCTTGATGGCAGGAAACttgagctttcccactaagatcaggtatgaggcaaggatgtcccctctcaccacttctTTTCAACATGAAACTGGAAGTTCTTGCtaatgcaataaaacaagaaaaggaaataaaaggcatacagaattggaaagaagaaataaaactgtctttgttcatagATAACATgattatgtagaaaatctgaaagagtCAACAAAAAAACCTTCTGGAACTAATAAGTAATTATAGCAAAGTTGCAGATTACAAAGCTAATATACAGAAGTCAATAACTTTTTTATAATCGgtaatgaacaagtggaatttgaaattaaaaacacaataccatttacatcagcactccaaaatgaaatacttacatataaatctaacaaaaaatgtacaagatttgtgtgaggaaaattataaaactccaatgaatgaaataaaaaaataactaaatagatGGAGAGGTATTTcacagaggacttttagggcaCTGAAATGATTCTATATGGTACCATAATGGTGAATACATGAGATTATACACTTGTCAAAACCTAAATAATATAAATTCCAAGAGTGAAACCtgaggtaaactatggactttgggtgatactGATGTGCtggtgtaggttcatcaattataataaatgtaccCTCTAGTGAGGGATGTTAAtagtgggggaggctatgcatgtgtgggagcaGGAGATGTATGGGAACCTTCTGTGCTTTTTGCTCATTTTTGCTTTGAATTTAAAACCactctaaaaaaaatagtctataaAAACCCAcactcaatgagataccacttcacatccattaggatgactattataaaaagatagaaaatagcAAGTATTAATAACAATTTAGAGAAACTTGAACACACATTActtatgggaatgtaaaatggtgtagccactatggaaaatggtatggtggttcctcaaaaaattgaacatAGAATTATCATAGTATCCAGCAATTCTACCCCTGGGTATGTACCCAAAAGTATTGAAAGCAGGtacttgaacagatatttatacaccgatgttcatagcagcatcattcataatacCTAgagctgaaaacaacccaaatgtctaccaagggatgaatggacaaagaaaatgtgatatatatactaCTATTATGCCTTAAAAGGGAGGGAAATTCTTCCTTTCAcattcaatgacatggatgagccttgaagatactatgctaagtgaaataaaccagccaACAGAAGgacatatattgtatgattctacttatatgaagaTATGAACTACCTAGAGTAGTGAAGTCAGACAGATAGAAAGTGaagtggtggttgccaaaggctgtgggaaaggaaaaacagGGAGTTTGTGTTTAATGGGGACAAAGTGTTGTTGGAGAAGATGAAAAGTTCTCGAGATGGATGATGTTGATGGTCGGACAACGAGTATACTTAATGTCGcagaactgtgcacttaaaaatagtcaaaaggatgaatttttgtgatgtatattttaccacaataaaaagcaTTAAAGTGGTTATCAtgataaagaaatcagaaatttgTTGGACTTCCTGGCACTTATTTTATATTGtggtattacttttatttttatttatatatgggtGGGTGGGACACCAAATATTTTCTGGACTTagggttttaaagattttagtttggACCCGAATAAATCACAGATTTCTGGTGTACACAAAAATGCAAACAGGTTATCCAGAATTATTAGCCCTGGGTTGTGTGGGAACTTCTGTCTCTTTCACTTACTCACAGTAAGTGAAGGTAGCATCTAGATATCCATGGAGGTTTTTTCCAACATTCGTAGTTTAAGAACAGTGTCACACTTGTATCAGGGCACACACTGTACTGCTTTCTCAGCTCACAAAGATATCATGAGAGAGAATGCTTGGTGTCAGAGTATATGATGAACATACCTGGTGGAGAGAAGTTCAGGAAAACAGACTGAAGCTATGCCcaacaaaatatttcatacagaaatgcaaatattcaATTGACTTTATAATTCACTTGTGAAtccaactaatatttattgagcttcaaGTCACCAGGaataaaacagtgaaaaagaTGCAGTCCCAATTCAAGTCCACAGTCCAGGAGGGAAGAGTTTCCTTTGGGAAGTATCTGTATCTCCAAGCAAAAGCAGGAGCCCCCCTCCTAATTCCAGCATGACTATTAAGTGATTATTACCTCCCTTCCAATCCATGTGGATCTTCATGGATTTTcatttgtggttttttaaaaaaaaattttaaagattttgtttatttatttgagagagagagaaagagagcactagtggtgggtaggggcagagagagagggagaaatggattccccgctgagctaggagcccaatgcagggctcaatcttaggaccctgagatcatgacaagagccaaaggcaaatgcttaactgactgagccacccaggtgctccagaaacTTATTAGTTTTAACCAAAAGTGTACTTGGGATAATAAGAACACTGCCCCTTTCCATTGCACCTTAGTATCCACTCGTTTGCCATAAAGGGAGCCCCAGTCTGTCCAGGTTGAATCTCTGACCTTTGGGGTATGGCtggaagagagaaacaggctcaaAAAACCTTTTCACCCTCTCCCCTACCTCTTCACCTGAATCACAAATACTTATTCACCTCCAGGTCTCAGATTAGCTGTCACTTTCTCCAAAAAACCCACTGTGATCTAGAACTGTCAAATGCAAGAAATAAatgtcggtgaggatgtggagaaaaaggaactctgatgcactattggtgggaatataaattggcgcagccactgtggaaaacagataaacgttcttcaaaaaattaaaaatagaactaccatacaatccagtaatcccattactggatatttacccgaagaatacaaaaacactaattcaaagggataaatGCACCTCTATGtatataacagcattatttacaatagccaagatataaaagcaacccaagtatccatcaatcgataaatggctaaagaagatgtatatataaacaAGGGAATATTgtttaaccataaaaaagaatgagatcttaccatttgagacaacatggatggactaaagtgtattaggctaagtgaaataagtcagaaaaagacaaataccatataatttcacttatatgtagaatctaaagaacaaaacaaatgaacaaacaaacaaacaaaccaaagacagactcttaaatacagagaacaaaatagtGGTGGGTGAGGAGATGAGAAATAGATAAAGggtattaagaggtacaaatttccattataaaataaataagtcacaatgATGAAAAGTAAacatggagggcacctgggtggctcagtcagttaggcaactaactcttgatttcagctcaggtcatgatgatctctgggttgtgagatcaagctccatgattttctctctgcccatcccctgcctctctctcactctctcctcttcaaaaaaaaaaaaagtacagcatgaggcatatagtcaataatattgtaataatgttgaatggtgacagatagtgactacacttatcatggtgagcaatgagtaatgtacagaattattgaatcaatatgttgcacacctgaaaccattataacattctatgttaattatacttcaataaaaagaaaggaaggaaggaaggaaggaaggaaggaaggaaggaaggaaggaaggaaagaaagagtgagcTGTCGAATGCTCCTTCCAGGAGCTCTCACAGCACCTTGCACTTCACCTAATGCACATAAACTTCCATGGTGATGAGACTCACTGgggcatttattaagcactcagGCTCTTAAAAATCTCCTCTAGAGATTCAGATTCAGTGAGTTTATAATGGGACTTAGGAATTTATGTCTAACATGATTTTTATTATCAGGGAAAAATTGCAGTacattataatttcttttctgtgtgtgtgtgtgtgtgtgtgtgtgtgtgtgtgtgtgtctgtgtctgtctgtctgtctccgaGGGCAGGGactgttcttgtttttttatcacCCTTTTCCTACACGTGGTACATTGTAGGCATTAATaggtatttcttgaatgaatgaagattGGCCCTGCTATACAACCATTGGCTGAGATAAGCATGTGATCCTATCGCCAACACAAGAAGTTGTGAAGTCACCCACTGAAACATTAGTTGGATACCATTACAGCACAGTCTGATAGGGATATGCCTAATACCGATGGTAACTAATGGTCTGAAAACGGAGGGCCAGTGTAGCAGAAACCCTTGGTTCTATAAAAGTGCATTTGAATCCAGAAGAGAAGAATTACAGGCTGGGAGCTTAATAGAGTTGGTATCTTCTATCTTCTTCCCTGGAGCTTTGCAACAGCCTTCTAACTGGATGATCTCCATTATCTTCATTGCTGCCAAGGTATTTGCACAACAACAAATCACATCATGCAACctctacatttaaaataaatgactaatTTATCCTTCAGTATGTCTCTTATTCTCTCTGAACTCTATATTTTTTTACCCATAAAATGGTTATTTAAAACCCACCTCACAGAATAGTTGGGAATATTAAGAAATGGTGTATGTAGCAATAAGTGGTCAGCAGTGCTCAAATGGGAACATTTTCATTTGGGCTCAATGTCATTTTAGACTGCCTCTGTCTTTGCTGTGGGCAATGATGACTTCCTGATAGTGTCTggcatccttccttccttgtatCTTTGTCCttcttctctcactctccttgGTTTTATTAAAGGAAGGTCAAGGGTCAGATCTAAGTTTGAGTATGATGGTAAGGTTCTAGGGCTCAGAATGAGGACAACAACCCACCTAGGGTATGGGCAGTTGGATCATGAGATGTAAACTGGTTCAGAAACAATACAGACTCATGACACACCTGTTGACAATCTTCACCAGCCATGGTACATGGTTTGGGAAAGTGGCATAGTGTATCAGGCAAGGTTTTCAGTTGTAAACAGCAGAACTCACTGTAGCTCGTTTAAGCAGAAATGGAATTTATTAAAACTCACTGAAACTCCAGGAGGGCAACACTCAGGCTTAAAGAATACAATTAGGAATGATGGTCAAGCTATGTTAAAGGTTTACTCTAGCAAAGATCCCACTCTTTCTGCCACTGGGAGATCACATTGTTTATACCCTGGATACTGGACACTGGATGACAGAAGCTCTTCCCTTGAAGATGCCTCCTTGACCACTTTATCAAAATGGATTCTGGTTAGTCCCTAAAGATTCACACTGTTCATCAAATTAAAGTCTTAGTGCATGCATCTAATTGGCAGTAACTTCACCCTGGCTGAAAGGGAGACTGAAAAAGTAAAACCTGTCTCCTAACTTGGGGAAATGAGAAACATAATATGGAAAATTCCAAAGCATATAAGGACTCTGGATGGACATAAACATGATAGAATTCTCCTTTATAGACAGTGTTGGAATTACAGACAAGTTCAAAATCCAGCTTGGTTACTTATGCACTATGTAAGCTAAAGAAAgttaccttctctgagcctttatttttcatctggaaaatgataCTGACACCTACTATATCACAAGTTATTGTCTACTATGCTCTGAACCTACATAGGTATTCTCAGCTCATCTTCAAATCaaaccttttataaaatatagttcCTGTTTATTCACTGAAAGGACCCCAGAAATAAGCACACCCGAGTGTCCAGGCTTCagtttctaaatatcatttccCTCAGAAAGTATCCAAGACCTTGGAGAAAGAGGTCAGAGGCAAGATATAAATGATCCTGGGATATCTTTTGCTAGAAAATAAAGAGGTGCTAACATATTAGTGGGAACATGATAATAGGACACTTGAAGAAACTTCCACTGACCAAATTTTGATCATTGGGGAGTCATAGGTTATTATTTTCATCAGAAAGAATAATGAATGTAAATGATAACTTATGACTCCTtagtgtcagagagagagagagagagagagagagagagagagagagagagagaaagaaagaaagaaagaaagaaagaaagaaagaaagaaagaaagaaagaaagaaagaaagaaagaaaaagaaagaaagaagaaaaaggtgggagggagggagaaaggaaggaaggaagggaggaaggaaggaagaaagaaagaaaaaatttttaactcttttgaTAATTTTGGATAGAGTCTTACATCAACTTATTACTCTGAAAAGTAGTAACTAACTAAAAGGAATAAACAtttaccatgtttttttttaaggattaataGCATTCGCCCACAGTTGATGAGGAAAAGCTCTTATTTACAGAAGAATCTCAGCACACATAGTAGAAGGAatgaaaaaactggaaatatcaCCAGTTTGCAACTGCAATGATATAATGGATTCAAGTAAGGGACATCAATGGATGTTAAAACCATTAGGAGTCAGGTTGTTAAGAAACAGATATGTGCTTAGTTCCAAGCATTAGCCCGCACATTTCTTGCTAGTAACATAGGAAAATACTGTATCTTTACAATGGGGAGAGCTGGAAGTCACCTAACCAAGTCATCAAACCTTGCAACATTCGTAGGGAAACAGCCTCACATTACAAGACTTCTGATGATGCAATACGAAGAACAAAGCAtgaactataaaacatttttaccaaaaaaaaataaattatctgaatCTACTTAACCATTCCCACCCAAATTTCTCTATAAAAAATATAgtggagaaagacaaattaaatgacacaaagagaaaataatcaggCAATTCCAGAATGTGAGACATTGTACAAAAAGTCATGAAAGGAAATGTGTGGGTAATGTTCCAGATGAAAGGGATTAGAGGgattataaacataaaatgaaatacaatgagCCACATTGAATGGATCCTGATTTGGAAAACAAATCTATAAAAGGCGTTTtggagacacatgaaaaaattagaCAATGAACCacctataaaatatattaaggaattatttctaattattgttACAATAGTGTTATAGATATGAAGAAAATGTCATTGTCCATAGGAAATACATGCTGAAATATTGAAAGATGAAGTGttctaaggtaaaaaaaaaaaataactttaaaagatatacaaatagagCGCTGGGCCGGGGCCCCGGGAATGTCCGGGGCCCAGCTAGCTGAGATGCGTGCTCCGCTTCTCCCAGCTCGGCTGGTGTCTGCACAGCCTGAGACTCGCCGCGTTCCTAAATGGCCAAGCACTGGGACCAGACTGTCAAGTACTACACCCTGGAAGAGATTCAGAAGCACAACCACAGCAAGAGCACCAGGTTGATTCTGCACCACAAGGTGTACGATTTGACCAAGTTCTTGGAGGAGCATCCTGGTGGGGAAGAAGTGTTAACGGAACAAGCTGGAGGGGATGCTACTGAAAGTTTTGAGGATGTGGGACACTCTACAGATGCTAGAGAATTGTCCAAAACGTACATCATTGGGGAACTTCATCCGCATGACAGAGCAAAGTTAACCAAGCCTTTGGAAACTCTCATTGCTACTGTTGATTCTAATTCCAGCTGGTGGACCAACTGGGTGATCCCAGCCATCTCAGGATTGCTGGTGGCTCTGATGTATCACCTCTATACAGCAGAAGATTAAACACATGCTAGGAAGTGGAGGGAAGAAAAGACTGCCTTGGACCAGGGAGAAAGAAGCCAGTGTTAACTGCTTCAACTGACAGAAACCTTcacctgaaaaataattttaatacatctatttcccttttctcctacTTTGAACCAAACCAAAAAGAACTCTTCTGTTCTTTCTACTCCTGAACTCTTTGAATTGTGCCTTTTGTTCACCAACTTTTTTTGATGTTCCATCACTACATAATTTACTTATTGTAggcatgatcttttaaaaaatatatctagcttttaaaataaaaaaaagatacacaaatataaaagcaaatatacaaatgttttttattttaatttttatttttaaaaaattccggtagagttaacatacaggggtatgttagttccaggtgtacaatagagtgattcaacaatcctatacattactcagtgctcattgtgaTAAGTGTATATCTTTAAGCCCCTTCACCCtttcacccccactcccacctcccctctggtaaccatcagtttgttccctatagttaagagtctgttttctggtttgtctctttttttcccagtttgtttgttttgtttcttaaatcccacatataactgaaatcatatggtatttgtctttctctggctaaTTTCACAGAGCAGTAAACtgtctagattcatccatgttgttacaaatggcaaggtgtcatttttttatggctgagtaatagtccattgtatttagataccacatcttctttatccattcatctatcaagggacacttgggctgcttccataatgtGACTATTGTAAGTACTGCCACAATAAACAcagggggtgcatatatcttcttgaattagtgtttttgcattctttgggtaaatacccagcagtggagttgctggatcatatggtaattctatttttaattttttgaggaacctccatgccaTTCTCCACAggggctacaccagtttgcattcccaccaacagtgcacgagggttccgtttcctccacatcctcgccaacgctTCTCTCTTATGTTtttttgattttaggcattctgacaggtctggggtgatatctcattgtggttttgatttgcatttccctgatgaagaacgatgttgagcatcttttcatgtgcctgttggccatctgtaggtcttccttggagaaatgtctgttcatgtctttgccccatttttaattggattatttggggggttggtgttgaattgtgtaagttccttatacattttggacACTACCCCTTTTATGGAtatatgttctcccattcagtaggttgtctcttagttttgttgattgtttcctttgttgtgcagaagctttaatTTTGTTGTAGCcccgatagtttatttttgctcttgtttctcttgcctcaggagacgtatctagaaaaatgttgctatggccgatgtcagagaaattactgcctgtgctctcttcccgaatttttgtggtttcaggtctgacatttaggtctttgacccATTTGAGAGTAAAGGTTTTTAATCCATTGAgattatttttgggtatggtgtaagaaagtggtccagtttgaATGAAactttttgcatgtagctgtccagctttcccagtgccatttgttgtagagactgtctttttcccactgcatattcttgcctcctttattgaaaattaattgaccctataactgtgagtttatttctgggctctctattctgttgatctgtgtgtctatgtttgtgccactaccacactgttttgattactacagctttgtagtctatcttgatatctgggattgtgattccttcagttttgttcttctttttcaagattcctttggctattcagggtctgtTGTGgctccatacacattttaggattatttgttctagtcctgtgaaaaatgccCTTGGTTATTTGgatagggtttgcattaaatctgtagatcgctttgggtagtacagaatggacattttaacaatatttgttcttctaatccatgaacaggAGATCgcttcccatttgtttgtgtcatcttcactttATTTCATCAaggttttatagctttcagagtgCACGTTTTTCACCTCACAggcattttactattttattattttattgtaaatgggattgttttcttaatttctctttccgtTACTTCCTTATTagagtatagaaatgcaatggatttctctctattgattttgtatcttgtgaccttCCCAaattcatttgtcagttctagatttttggtggagtctttagggttttctatatacagtatcatgtcatcagcaaatagcgacagttttacttcttgcttaccaatttggatgcccttttttctttgtcttgtctgattgctgtggtgaggacttccagcactatacTGAATAAAAGGGGTGGGagaggacatccttgtcttgttcctgatcttagggggaaagctctcagttttccccattacgtatgatgtttgctgtgagtttttcatatatggctaaTAAGTTGAGGTGGGTTccctctatacctactttgttgagggtttttatcatgaatggatgtggtACTTGGTcaagaatgctttttctgcatctattgaaacgatcatgtggtttttatcctttcttgtgttgatgtgatgtatctcgttgattgatttgcaaatactgaaccacccttgcatcccaggaataaatcccatttgatcgtggtgaaggatttttttttattgtattgttggattcggtttgctatattttgttgaggatttttttgcatctgtgttcatcagagatattggcctgtagttctcctttcttgtggtgtccttatctggttttggtgtcagtgtaatgctgccctcatagaatgaatttggaagttttccttcctcttgtattttttggaacagtttgagaagactaggtattatctcttctttaaatgtttggtagaattcacccagAATGGGTGGAGAGTGTTGTGCTGTGCTGGGTCCCACAGGTGTCCATCTGTCTAGTCTGGGAGGCTAGGGAGGGAAATGGcgcctgccagctcttttgttcttggagcggtctcccaaagatccctgtccctcccacacagggtctgagattagtaaataaaatcttcccatACAGCCCAGGCAGTTTTCCCAAATTTTCAAACTGCTGTCTGTATGCTGTATCTTAGTGAAGCTGCTTGTTGTGCTGtgtctttaagggtggggactcagtttcctcccaccctcccagctctcccagagaCAAGCCTGCTGACTTGTCccaggtgttaagccccactgactGTTAAGAACTCACGAAGCTAGGCCctgtggttttcaaagccaaatgttatggagaTTCATTTTCCCAGGGTGAGTCCCCCATGCCTGGGGTGGCTGGTGTTGGTGTCTGCTCCTCTTTCCTCTCCACATCTgcagcctccttccctcctgtggACAGTCCCACAGGTCTGTTTGGCTCCAGACTGTGTctcccccccttcctctgccctcctcttcgAGGTGGCGTTTTCTCTACGTTCAGCTGttgagagtctgttctgccagtctttgggtcattttctgggtttttttacactgatgtgggtgttctCTAGTTGTATCtttgggacaaggtgagcttaggatcctcctgcTCTGTCATTTCCTCCTCCTATTTGGCCATCTTCAACAAAAAGTAATCATTGAATCCATTGGTGGGTATGGAGAGTTCATTGTGCCATTATTCTAACTGTATGTTTGACATTTGTAACAATATGGATGTTTAGTGgaattgagttaaattttattttatttttatttatttatttattcatgtttttatatatttatttattttttgtgggcTGCAAAGCAAGGTTTGTTGAGCATTAGTGAAGCGATAGTACAATGCtactgaggagggaggggacctgagaggttTGCCTGGAATTGagttcaattttaaataatatttttttagtcttactgtatttgtttttttttaagattttatttatttatttgacagaacgagagacagagagagagggagcacaagcagggggagtggcagagggagaagcaggcttcctgccaagcagggagtccgactccgggctctatcccaggatcctgggaccatgatctgagccgaaggcagatgcttaatgactgagccacccaggcgccccttgctgtatttgtttttataattctttttatttatggcATTAATGATGGTTTTCCTTTCTGagtcataatattttctttcaatataaaaagttttttcaaataaaaaagagccaacttaaaaaatattaaatacataacaTATGTTGCAGTAGACTTACTAGTAGACATAGTAAAAGTCATGAAGATAGAAGGCAAATAACTAAACTTTCAGAAATATTGCCTTATAGAGTATTTCTGACATTTATATAAGGCATATTAATTTTCATTCAATATgtcctcaaattttattttattttatattttttatttatttttctaaactgaccactttatttttatttttattatgttatattagtcaccatacagtacttcattaatttttgatgtagtgttccatgattcattgtttgcctataacacccagtgctccttgcaatacttgccctccttaatacccatcatcaggttaacccatccccccaccccctcccctctgataccctcggtttgtttcccagagtccatagtctctcatggttcatctccccctctgctttccccccctttatttttcccttccttttcctaatgtcctacatgcttttccttatgttccacatataagtgaaaccatatgataattgtctttctctg
Coding sequences within it:
- the LOC113920569 gene encoding cytochrome b5-like, whose protein sequence is MAKHWDQTVKYYTLEEIQKHNHSKSTRLILHHKVYDLTKFLEEHPGGEEVLTEQAGGDATESFEDVGHSTDARELSKTYIIGELHPHDRAKLTKPLETLIATVDSNSSWWTNWVIPAISGLLVALMYHLYTAED